One stretch of Streptomyces peucetius DNA includes these proteins:
- a CDS encoding sensor histidine kinase: MAAPGHHEPGGPRSGPGRTSEETVVRREHVRDDQEADERGADEQDPDARWLARVMHTAFFLLLGASLTRYLLRHPWEFRSPWIIGLSAALAVLYTVGPVFGPRATPRRLLWLFTVVAVWVVLVVLAPSFAWCAVPLLYTGLRALPTRAAIALVVLLTLFVVAAQLQLADGGFDPNLVLAPPSVAAVATAVFVHAERLAERRRALIDDLVRTRRELAATERREGTLAERQRLSMEIHDTLAQSLSSQQMLLQAADRTWDTDPSAAREHVRTAESIAERSLAEARRFVHDLAPADLAAGGSLPEALRTLAARETTGALAVRFHLDGPDVPLPQPAQSALLRIAQGALANVREHADATTATLTLTVLDDQVVLDVADDGRGFDPAAVRPGTARAEGPRGHGLPAIRARTEQLGGALTIESAPGEGTVLSAAIPLEAGP; this comes from the coding sequence GAGCGAGGAGACGGTGGTGCGGCGGGAACACGTCCGCGACGACCAGGAAGCCGACGAGCGAGGAGCCGACGAGCAGGACCCCGACGCCCGCTGGCTGGCCCGGGTGATGCACACGGCGTTCTTCCTGCTGCTCGGCGCCTCCCTCACCCGCTATCTGCTGCGCCACCCCTGGGAGTTCCGCTCCCCGTGGATCATCGGGCTCTCCGCGGCCCTCGCCGTGCTCTACACGGTCGGGCCGGTGTTCGGCCCGCGCGCCACGCCCCGCCGGCTGCTGTGGCTGTTCACCGTCGTGGCCGTCTGGGTCGTCCTCGTGGTCCTCGCGCCGAGCTTCGCCTGGTGCGCCGTCCCCCTCCTCTACACCGGCCTGCGCGCCCTGCCGACCCGCGCGGCGATCGCCCTGGTCGTCCTGCTCACCCTGTTCGTGGTCGCCGCACAACTCCAGCTCGCGGACGGCGGCTTCGACCCGAATCTCGTGCTCGCCCCGCCCTCCGTCGCGGCGGTGGCGACGGCGGTCTTCGTCCACGCCGAACGGCTCGCGGAGCGCCGGCGGGCGCTCATCGACGACCTGGTCCGCACCCGCCGCGAACTCGCCGCCACCGAACGGCGCGAGGGCACCCTCGCCGAACGGCAGCGGCTGTCCATGGAGATCCACGACACCCTCGCCCAGAGCCTGTCCAGCCAGCAGATGCTGCTCCAGGCCGCCGACCGGACCTGGGACACCGACCCGTCCGCCGCCCGCGAACATGTCCGTACCGCCGAGTCGATCGCCGAGCGCAGCCTCGCCGAGGCGCGCCGGTTCGTCCACGACCTCGCCCCGGCGGACCTGGCCGCGGGCGGAAGTCTGCCGGAGGCACTGCGCACCCTGGCGGCACGGGAGACGACCGGCGCCCTCGCCGTGCGCTTCCATCTCGACGGACCCGACGTGCCGCTGCCCCAGCCGGCCCAGTCGGCCCTGCTGCGGATCGCGCAGGGCGCACTGGCGAACGTGCGGGAGCACGCGGACGCGACCACCGCGACGCTCACCCTCACGGTCCTCGACGACCAGGTCGTCCTCGACGTCGCGGACGACGGCCGCGGCTTCGACCCCGCGGCCGTCCGCCCCGGCACGGCACGGGCCGAGGGCCCGCGCGGGCACGGCCTGCCCGCGATCCGGGCCCGTACGGAACAGTTGGGCGGCGCCCTCACCATCGAGTCCGCACCCGGCGAAGGCACCGTGCTGTCCGCCGCGATCCCGTTGGAGGCCGGCCCATGA
- a CDS encoding response regulator, producing the protein MTAVRILLCDDHAVVRAGLLALIGSEADIEVVGEAGSGEEAVAMAAKLKPDVVLMDLQLGAGIDGVEATRRIASPDVHVLVLTTYDTDADITRAIEAGATGYLLKAERPEELFAAIRAAAQGRTALSAPVASRVMDRMRGAAGPSLTDRERDILAQLAHGLGNREIARALFISEATVKTHLGRIYAKLGVDTRAGAVAVAKERRLLP; encoded by the coding sequence ATGACCGCCGTACGCATCCTGCTCTGCGACGACCACGCCGTCGTACGCGCCGGGCTGCTCGCCCTGATCGGCAGCGAGGCCGACATCGAGGTCGTCGGCGAGGCCGGCAGCGGCGAGGAGGCCGTCGCCATGGCCGCCAAGCTGAAGCCGGACGTCGTCCTGATGGACCTCCAGCTCGGCGCGGGCATCGACGGGGTCGAGGCGACCCGCCGTATCGCCTCGCCCGACGTGCATGTGCTCGTCCTGACCACGTACGACACCGACGCGGACATCACCCGTGCCATCGAGGCGGGCGCGACCGGCTACCTCCTCAAGGCCGAGCGGCCCGAGGAGCTCTTCGCGGCGATCCGCGCGGCGGCGCAGGGCCGCACCGCGCTCTCCGCGCCCGTCGCGAGCCGTGTCATGGACCGCATGCGCGGCGCCGCGGGCCCGTCGCTGACCGACCGGGAGCGCGACATCCTGGCCCAGCTGGCCCACGGCCTCGGCAACCGCGAGATCGCCCGCGCCCTGTTCATCAGCGAGGCGACCGTGAAGACGCACCTCGGCCGCATCTACGCCAAGCTCGGCGTCGACACCCGCGCCGGCGCGGTCGCCGTCGCCAAGGAACGACGACTGCTCCCCTGA
- a CDS encoding pentapeptide repeat-containing protein, with protein sequence MAKARRPAVAAARVTEVRLPRLEAFGGGALEPDGDYDGVEFAGLDLGGQDGAGARFIDCALRDCALDGTRLPQARFVDCVLEGVRGVGADLAGASLRDVEVREARLGGAQLHGAVLTGVLLRGGKIDYLNLREARLTDVVFDGCVLSEADFGGARLERVEFRDCALRQADLTAVRMKDVDLRGAAELDIARGVERLSGGVISSAQLFDLAPAFAAQIGVRVE encoded by the coding sequence ATGGCGAAGGCGCGGAGGCCGGCGGTGGCGGCGGCGAGGGTGACCGAGGTCCGGTTGCCCCGGCTGGAGGCGTTCGGGGGCGGGGCGCTGGAGCCGGACGGGGACTACGACGGGGTGGAGTTCGCGGGGCTGGACCTGGGCGGCCAGGACGGGGCGGGGGCGCGGTTCATCGACTGCGCGCTGCGGGACTGCGCGCTGGACGGGACGCGGTTGCCGCAGGCCCGTTTCGTGGACTGCGTGCTGGAGGGGGTCCGGGGGGTGGGGGCGGATCTCGCGGGGGCTTCGCTGCGCGACGTGGAGGTGCGGGAGGCGCGGCTGGGCGGGGCGCAGTTGCACGGGGCGGTGCTGACGGGTGTGCTGCTGCGGGGCGGGAAGATCGACTATCTGAATCTTCGGGAGGCGAGACTGACGGATGTGGTGTTCGACGGCTGTGTGCTGTCGGAGGCGGATTTCGGGGGTGCGCGGCTGGAGAGGGTGGAGTTCAGGGACTGTGCGCTGCGGCAGGCGGACTTGACCGCGGTGCGGATGAAGGATGTGGACCTGCGGGGTGCGGCGGAGCTCGACATCGCTCGTGGGGTCGAGCGGCTGTCGGGCGGCGTGATCAGCTCCGCCCAACTGTTCGACCTGGCCCCGGCGTTCGCGGCGCAGATCGGGGTCCGTGTGGAGTGA
- a CDS encoding FAD-dependent oxidoreductase — MQEITVIGGGFAGLTAAITAAESGARVCLYEAHHTLGGRARTSEGPYRTNDGPHALYHRGPHWTWLKQRGLLGPLARLPLLEGARLRFRRDGALRRTPPLGMLRLARRPAEAAPVDIDFLSWATSAAGEKAARAAAHYMGVALYHHDPGSLSAAFVQQRLRRATALPPEAHYPRGGWGQVMERMAARAWDLGVRIETTSRVDTLPEGHGPVVVATTLDAARRLLGDDTLHWTSGRTTLIDLALRTRRGDPFAVSDLDAPGWLERFTAQDPTLAPAGEQLIQGQLPIAPDRSKADGTAHAETLLDLGFPGWRDRTVRRREAVANGRTGAVDLPGTTWRDRPAIDRGDGVYLAGDQVAAPGLLSEVSFNSALEATSLALRGSRRPASRNHLDLKRA, encoded by the coding sequence ATGCAGGAGATCACCGTCATCGGCGGCGGCTTCGCCGGGCTCACCGCGGCCATCACCGCCGCGGAGTCCGGCGCCCGCGTCTGCCTGTACGAGGCCCACCACACCCTCGGCGGACGCGCCCGCACCAGCGAAGGCCCCTACAGGACCAACGACGGCCCCCACGCCCTCTACCACCGCGGCCCCCACTGGACCTGGCTGAAGCAGCGCGGCCTCCTCGGCCCCCTGGCGCGCCTGCCGCTCCTCGAAGGCGCCCGCCTGCGTTTCCGCCGCGACGGCGCGCTGCGCAGGACCCCGCCGCTCGGCATGCTGCGGCTCGCCCGCCGTCCCGCCGAAGCCGCCCCCGTCGACATCGACTTCCTGAGCTGGGCCACCTCCGCAGCGGGCGAGAAGGCCGCCCGCGCCGCCGCCCACTACATGGGGGTCGCCCTCTACCACCACGATCCCGGCTCACTGTCCGCCGCGTTCGTCCAGCAGCGCCTCCGCCGCGCCACCGCCCTCCCGCCCGAGGCCCACTACCCGCGCGGCGGCTGGGGCCAGGTCATGGAGCGCATGGCCGCCCGCGCCTGGGACCTCGGCGTACGCATCGAGACCACGTCGCGCGTCGACACGCTGCCCGAGGGCCACGGCCCGGTCGTCGTCGCCACCACCCTCGACGCCGCACGCCGCCTCCTCGGCGACGACACCCTGCACTGGACCAGCGGCCGCACCACCCTGATCGACCTGGCGCTGCGCACCCGGCGCGGCGACCCGTTCGCCGTCTCCGACCTCGACGCCCCCGGCTGGCTGGAGCGCTTCACCGCGCAGGACCCGACGCTCGCCCCCGCCGGGGAACAGCTCATCCAGGGCCAGCTGCCCATCGCCCCCGACCGTTCCAAGGCCGACGGCACCGCCCACGCGGAAACCCTGCTCGACCTCGGCTTCCCCGGCTGGCGGGACCGGACCGTCCGGCGGCGCGAGGCGGTCGCGAACGGCCGCACCGGCGCCGTCGACCTGCCGGGCACCACCTGGCGCGACCGCCCCGCCATCGACCGCGGCGACGGGGTGTACCTGGCCGGGGACCAGGTGGCAGCCCCCGGCCTGCTGTCCGAGGTGTCGTTCAACAGCGCGCTCGAAGCCACCTCACTGGCGCTTCGCGGGAGTCGGCGTCCGGCCTCCCGCAACCACCTTGACCTCAAGCGCGCTTGA
- a CDS encoding zinc-binding dehydrogenase: MHAVRLHAFGPAENLTYETTDDPVPGPGQVRITVAAAGVHLLDTALREGAAGPFGAPARLPTIPGREVAGTVDALGEGTDPAWLGKRVVAHLGMVPGGYAELAVTDAGRLHEIPGNLDASEAVAMIGTGRTALGIIQYTELGPEDIVIVPAAAGGIGTLIVQYAKHAGATVIGLAGGPAKTARVRENGADLAVDYKRPDWPQTVRDHLGDRHATVVYDSVGGDAGRAAVGLLGKGGRHIVFGWSSKGILSDSPLAFTDEELAERGITSHSVLGPAMLEKAGGLRALETRALTEAATGRLRPAIQRHALADAAGAHRALETRGTVGKVVLIP; this comes from the coding sequence ATGCACGCCGTCCGCCTGCACGCCTTCGGCCCCGCCGAGAACCTCACCTACGAGACCACCGACGACCCCGTACCCGGCCCCGGCCAGGTACGGATCACCGTCGCGGCCGCCGGTGTCCACCTCCTGGACACCGCACTGCGCGAAGGCGCGGCAGGCCCCTTCGGCGCCCCCGCCCGACTGCCCACCATTCCCGGCCGCGAGGTCGCCGGCACCGTCGACGCCCTCGGCGAGGGCACCGATCCCGCCTGGCTCGGCAAGCGCGTCGTCGCCCACCTCGGGATGGTCCCCGGGGGCTACGCGGAACTCGCCGTCACCGACGCCGGCAGACTCCACGAGATCCCCGGCAACCTCGACGCGAGCGAAGCCGTCGCCATGATCGGCACCGGCCGCACCGCCCTCGGCATCATCCAGTACACCGAACTCGGCCCCGAGGACATCGTGATCGTCCCCGCCGCCGCGGGCGGCATCGGCACCCTGATCGTCCAGTACGCCAAGCACGCCGGCGCCACCGTCATCGGCCTCGCCGGCGGCCCCGCCAAGACCGCCCGCGTCCGCGAGAACGGCGCCGACCTCGCCGTCGACTACAAGCGGCCCGACTGGCCGCAGACCGTACGGGACCACCTCGGCGACCGGCACGCCACCGTCGTCTACGACTCCGTCGGCGGCGACGCCGGCCGCGCCGCCGTCGGCCTCCTCGGCAAAGGCGGCCGGCACATCGTCTTCGGCTGGTCCAGCAAGGGCATCCTGTCCGACAGCCCGCTCGCCTTCACCGACGAGGAACTCGCCGAACGCGGCATCACCTCGCACAGCGTCCTCGGCCCCGCCATGCTCGAGAAGGCCGGCGGCCTGCGCGCCCTGGAGACCCGCGCCCTCACCGAAGCCGCCACCGGCCGGCTGCGCCCCGCGATCCAGCGCCACGCCCTCGCCGACGCCGCAGGCGCCCACCGCGCCCTGGAGACCCGAGGCACCGTCGGCAAGGTCGTCCTGATCCCCTGA
- a CDS encoding GNAT family N-acetyltransferase, producing MIRNATPADVPVIHEMVRELADYEKALHEANATEEQLREALFGERPAAFAHIAETEDGRVAGFALWFLNFSTWRGVHGIYLEDLYVRPQLRGGGHGKALLTELARICVERGYERLEWSVLNWNTPSIDFYRSLGARPQDEWSVYRLTDGALKSLGS from the coding sequence ATGATTCGCAACGCCACACCCGCTGATGTCCCGGTGATCCACGAGATGGTCCGGGAGCTCGCGGACTACGAGAAGGCCCTGCACGAGGCGAACGCCACCGAGGAGCAGTTGCGTGAGGCACTGTTCGGCGAGCGGCCCGCCGCGTTCGCGCACATCGCGGAGACCGAGGACGGCCGGGTCGCCGGTTTCGCGCTGTGGTTCCTGAACTTCTCGACGTGGCGGGGCGTGCACGGGATCTATCTGGAGGACCTCTACGTGCGTCCGCAGCTGAGGGGCGGCGGGCACGGCAAGGCGCTGCTGACGGAGCTGGCGCGGATCTGTGTGGAGCGGGGTTACGAGCGGCTGGAGTGGTCGGTGCTGAACTGGAACACCCCGTCGATCGACTTCTACCGGTCGCTGGGCGCGCGGCCGCAGGACGAGTGGTCGGTGTACCGGCTGACCGACGGGGCGCTCAAGAGCCTGGGTTCGTAG
- a CDS encoding NAD(P)/FAD-dependent oxidoreductase — protein MNTVNGGISFWYAQDGASAPREPLPGDSTADVCIVGGGYTGLWTAYYLKKAVPFLNITVLEARFCGYGASGRNGGWLYNGIAGRGRYARLHGHDAAVRLQQAMNDTVDEVVRVAADENIDADIHKGGVLETAHTPAQLQRLKDFHSVEVAFGEKDRVLLGARETAERIRVSGAVASSWTPHGARLHPVKLVKGLAAAVEALGVTVHESTPVTEIRPKHAVTPYGTVRAPYVLRCTEGFTASLKGQHRTWLPMNSSMIVTDPLPEDVWSEIGWSGRETLGDMAHAYVYAQRTADDRIAIGGRGVPYRYGSKTDHDGRTPPATVEALRDILVRFFPRLAGAGIAHTWSGVLGVPRDWCATATLDRSTGLGWAGGYVGSGVATSNLAARTLRDLIQQDSGQSGPTDLTALPWVDHKVRKWEPEPLRWLGVQSLYAAYRKADHREATTHAPTTDRLATLADKISGRR, from the coding sequence ATGAACACCGTCAACGGCGGCATATCGTTCTGGTACGCGCAGGACGGCGCCTCCGCGCCCCGCGAACCCCTCCCCGGCGACAGCACCGCCGACGTCTGCATCGTCGGCGGCGGCTACACCGGCCTGTGGACCGCGTACTACCTCAAGAAGGCCGTCCCCTTCCTCAACATCACCGTCCTGGAAGCCAGGTTCTGCGGCTACGGCGCCTCGGGGCGCAACGGCGGCTGGCTCTACAACGGCATCGCCGGCCGCGGCCGCTACGCGCGGCTCCACGGCCACGACGCCGCCGTACGCCTCCAGCAGGCCATGAACGACACCGTCGACGAGGTCGTCCGCGTCGCCGCCGACGAGAACATCGACGCCGACATCCACAAGGGCGGCGTCCTCGAGACCGCGCACACCCCCGCCCAGCTCCAGCGCCTGAAGGACTTCCACTCCGTCGAGGTCGCCTTCGGCGAGAAGGACCGCGTCCTGCTCGGCGCCCGCGAAACGGCCGAACGCATCCGCGTCAGCGGCGCCGTCGCCTCCAGCTGGACCCCGCACGGCGCCCGGCTGCACCCGGTGAAACTGGTCAAGGGCCTCGCCGCCGCCGTCGAAGCCCTCGGCGTCACCGTCCACGAGTCGACCCCCGTCACCGAGATCAGGCCCAAGCACGCCGTCACCCCGTACGGCACCGTCCGCGCCCCGTACGTCCTGCGCTGCACCGAAGGCTTCACCGCGTCCCTGAAGGGCCAGCACCGCACCTGGCTTCCGATGAACTCCTCCATGATCGTCACGGATCCGCTGCCCGAGGACGTCTGGAGCGAGATCGGCTGGTCCGGCCGCGAAACGCTCGGCGACATGGCCCATGCCTACGTGTACGCCCAGCGCACCGCCGACGACCGCATCGCGATCGGCGGCCGCGGCGTCCCGTACCGCTACGGCTCGAAGACCGACCACGACGGCCGCACTCCGCCCGCCACGGTCGAGGCGCTGCGCGACATCCTGGTCCGGTTCTTCCCCCGGCTCGCCGGCGCCGGCATCGCCCACACCTGGTCCGGCGTCCTCGGCGTCCCCCGCGACTGGTGCGCCACCGCCACCCTCGACCGCTCCACCGGCCTCGGCTGGGCCGGCGGCTACGTCGGCTCCGGCGTCGCCACCTCCAACCTGGCCGCCCGCACCCTGCGCGACCTGATCCAGCAGGACTCCGGCCAGTCGGGCCCCACCGACCTCACCGCCCTGCCGTGGGTCGACCACAAGGTCCGCAAGTGGGAGCCGGAACCGCTTCGCTGGCTCGGCGTCCAGAGCCTCTACGCCGCCTACCGCAAGGCCGACCACCGCGAGGCCACCACCCACGCCCCGACGACCGACCGCCTCGCGACCCTGGCCGACAAGATCTCCGGCCGCCGGTGA
- a CDS encoding ABC transporter ATP-binding protein: MATVTFDKATRIYPGSDKPAVDQLEIETEDGEFLVLVGPSGCGKSTSLRMLAGLEDVNGGSIRIGDRDVTHLPPKDRDIAMVFQNYALYPHMTVADNMGFALKIAGVNKSEIRKKVEEAAKILDLSEYLDRKPKALSGGQRQRVAMGRAIVREPQVFLMDEPLSNLDAKLRVSTRTQIASLQRRLGITTVYVTHDQVEAMTMGDRVAVLKDGLLQQVDSPRHMYDRPANLFVAGFIGSPAMNLVEVPITDGGVKFGNSVVPVSREALSAAADKGDTTVTVGVRPEHFQVVEHGADAKTLSKDAPAGLAVSVNVVEELGADGYVYGSAEVGGQHKDLVVRVGGRSVPEKGSELHVVPQPGELHVFSTSTGERLSD, encoded by the coding sequence ATGGCCACTGTCACGTTCGACAAGGCGACCCGGATCTACCCGGGTTCCGACAAGCCCGCCGTCGACCAGCTCGAGATCGAGACCGAGGACGGCGAGTTCCTCGTCCTCGTCGGACCGTCCGGCTGCGGCAAGTCGACCTCCCTGCGGATGCTCGCGGGTCTCGAGGACGTCAACGGCGGATCCATCCGCATCGGCGACCGCGACGTCACGCACCTGCCGCCCAAGGACCGGGACATCGCCATGGTGTTCCAGAACTACGCGCTCTACCCGCACATGACCGTCGCCGACAACATGGGCTTCGCGCTCAAGATCGCCGGCGTCAACAAGAGCGAGATCCGCAAGAAGGTCGAGGAGGCCGCGAAGATCCTCGACCTCAGCGAGTACCTGGACCGCAAGCCGAAGGCGCTCTCCGGTGGTCAGCGGCAGCGTGTCGCGATGGGCCGGGCCATCGTGCGTGAGCCGCAGGTCTTCCTCATGGACGAGCCGCTGTCGAACCTCGACGCCAAGCTCCGTGTGTCGACGCGTACGCAGATCGCGAGCCTGCAGCGCCGGCTCGGCATCACCACGGTGTACGTCACGCACGACCAGGTCGAGGCCATGACCATGGGCGACCGGGTGGCCGTGCTGAAGGACGGTCTGCTCCAGCAGGTCGACTCCCCGCGCCACATGTACGACCGTCCGGCCAACCTCTTCGTCGCCGGCTTCATCGGCTCCCCGGCCATGAACCTGGTCGAGGTGCCGATCACCGACGGTGGCGTGAAGTTCGGCAACAGCGTCGTCCCCGTCTCCCGCGAGGCCCTGTCCGCCGCCGCCGACAAGGGGGACACCACGGTCACGGTCGGCGTCCGCCCCGAGCACTTCCAGGTCGTCGAGCACGGCGCCGACGCCAAGACGCTCTCCAAGGACGCTCCGGCCGGCCTCGCCGTGTCGGTGAACGTGGTCGAGGAACTCGGCGCCGACGGTTACGTGTACGGCTCCGCCGAGGTCGGCGGCCAGCACAAGGACCTCGTCGTCCGCGTGGGCGGCCGCAGCGTCCCCGAGAAGGGCAGCGAGCTGCACGTCGTGCCGCAGCCGGGCGAGCTCCACGTCTTCTCGACGTCGACGGGCGAGCGCCTCAGCGACTGA
- a CDS encoding nucleotidyltransferase family protein, whose amino-acid sequence MQTPTFPTQAVVLAGGQGSRLRPYTDDRPKPMVEIPGTGTPIIGHQLAWLAEEGVTDAVVSCGHLAEVLQEWLDSAVLPLRVTTVVETEPLGRGGGLKYAAASLPHPDRPWYATNGDIWTRFSLREMAAFHTERDATATLALARPRIPWGAVETDAFGHITDFIESPPSPYLINAGVYVFSAAFTGLLPDVGDHERTTFPRLARERRLAGFPLPNGAYWRAIDTAKDLTEAAKELDTKVR is encoded by the coding sequence ATGCAAACGCCTACGTTTCCGACGCAGGCCGTGGTCCTGGCGGGCGGCCAGGGCTCGCGGCTGCGCCCGTACACGGACGACCGCCCCAAGCCGATGGTCGAGATCCCGGGGACCGGGACCCCGATCATCGGCCATCAGCTTGCCTGGCTGGCCGAGGAGGGCGTGACGGACGCCGTGGTCTCCTGCGGCCATCTCGCCGAGGTCCTCCAGGAGTGGCTGGACAGCGCGGTGCTGCCGCTGCGCGTCACGACCGTCGTGGAGACGGAGCCACTGGGCCGTGGCGGCGGGCTGAAGTACGCCGCGGCGAGCCTGCCGCACCCCGACCGGCCCTGGTACGCGACGAACGGCGACATCTGGACCCGTTTCTCGCTGCGGGAGATGGCCGCGTTCCACACGGAGCGCGATGCCACGGCGACCCTCGCGCTGGCGCGTCCCCGCATCCCCTGGGGAGCCGTCGAGACGGACGCCTTCGGGCACATCACCGACTTCATCGAGTCGCCGCCGTCCCCGTATCTCATCAACGCGGGCGTGTATGTCTTCTCCGCCGCGTTCACCGGGCTGCTGCCCGACGTGGGCGACCACGAGCGCACGACCTTCCCGCGGCTGGCGCGTGAGCGCCGGCTGGCGGGTTTCCCGTTGCCGAACGGGGCCTACTGGCGGGCGATCGACACCGCGAAGGACCTCACAGAGGCGGCCAAGGAGCTCGACACGAAGGTGCGCTGA
- a CDS encoding DoxX family protein: MSVDTRTPRSGFDDQPALSMVKVDCDPAQVIVNHASFRVQLSQSPRPARGLANTARLASLAGAAPARRRAPVVWSGRSAPGDSGATGLLQAVRNSTLEHDTYSGAATQVLPRVALDETMQAPTVPAPGGPGRDKPLLPPMRQAAGAYDSYNTDPPYDPLPDDRPSDGRQPYHGRQPYDAGMYDVEPYDDALAKDRRRPPQRHAADSVRHAYYPGRRMNLGVVLLPLRLLLGFISIYAGMGKLCDPVYFDGGDRGSMVKWLNGLNPWALGEPLRDFAIAHPVGSGLTVAFLQVVVGVLTVFGLWQRLAAVFGALLSAALVMTVSWSTVPVYETPDLIYLAAWSPLIIAGAPVYSVDGRLAGEAWRTLGPRSELWDLRRRVLRRGGLAAAVVVGLTMLVGSVLGGAVRSDDMVTVPGPNQHPTNHLPGAPLPGEPGAQRSSSATREDKPTPSASHTAEKPEEEASTPPAESVQETGTVAGTPSETQGSGQQPPTDSQPTPPPSSGTTGPTSTGGSSSGGWTGDDSTGGSGDGDASSGGGVIGGLLG, encoded by the coding sequence ATGAGTGTGGACACCAGAACGCCCCGGTCCGGGTTCGATGATCAGCCTGCGCTGAGCATGGTCAAGGTGGACTGCGATCCCGCGCAGGTCATCGTCAACCACGCCAGCTTCCGGGTGCAGCTCTCCCAGAGCCCGCGCCCCGCTCGTGGCCTGGCGAACACCGCACGCCTCGCCTCCCTCGCCGGAGCCGCCCCGGCGCGGCGCCGGGCACCCGTCGTGTGGAGCGGCAGGTCGGCGCCCGGGGACTCCGGCGCGACGGGGCTCCTCCAGGCCGTACGCAACTCCACCCTGGAGCACGACACCTACAGCGGGGCCGCCACCCAGGTCCTGCCACGCGTCGCGCTCGACGAGACGATGCAGGCCCCGACGGTCCCCGCGCCCGGCGGGCCCGGCCGCGACAAGCCGCTGCTGCCGCCCATGCGGCAGGCGGCCGGCGCCTACGACTCATACAACACCGACCCGCCGTACGACCCGCTTCCCGACGACCGGCCCTCCGACGGCCGGCAGCCCTACCACGGCCGGCAGCCCTACGACGCCGGCATGTACGACGTCGAGCCTTACGACGACGCTCTCGCCAAGGACCGGCGGCGCCCGCCGCAGCGCCACGCAGCCGACTCGGTGCGGCACGCGTACTACCCCGGCCGCCGGATGAACCTCGGCGTGGTGCTCCTGCCGCTGCGCCTGCTGCTCGGCTTCATCTCCATCTACGCCGGCATGGGCAAGCTGTGCGACCCCGTCTACTTCGACGGCGGCGACCGCGGCTCCATGGTCAAGTGGCTCAACGGTCTGAACCCGTGGGCCCTCGGCGAGCCCCTGCGGGACTTCGCGATCGCCCACCCGGTGGGCTCCGGCCTCACCGTCGCCTTCCTCCAGGTCGTCGTCGGCGTCCTGACCGTCTTCGGACTCTGGCAGCGGCTCGCGGCCGTCTTCGGCGCGCTGCTGTCCGCCGCGCTGGTCATGACCGTCAGCTGGAGCACCGTCCCCGTCTACGAGACGCCGGACCTCATCTACCTCGCCGCATGGTCGCCGCTGATCATCGCCGGGGCTCCGGTCTACTCGGTCGACGGCCGGCTCGCGGGCGAGGCCTGGCGCACCCTGGGGCCCCGCTCGGAGCTGTGGGACCTGCGCCGGCGCGTACTGCGGCGCGGCGGTCTCGCCGCCGCTGTCGTGGTCGGGCTCACGATGCTCGTCGGCTCCGTGCTCGGCGGAGCCGTCCGCTCCGACGACATGGTCACCGTCCCCGGACCGAACCAGCACCCGACCAACCACCTGCCCGGCGCACCGCTGCCGGGGGAGCCGGGTGCGCAGCGCAGCTCCTCGGCCACGCGTGAGGACAAGCCCACCCCGTCCGCCAGCCACACCGCGGAGAAGCCCGAGGAAGAGGCGTCCACGCCTCCGGCGGAGTCCGTGCAGGAGACCGGCACGGTCGCCGGTACGCCCAGTGAGACGCAGGGCAGCGGCCAGCAGCCGCCCACCGACTCGCAGCCCACGCCGCCGCCGTCCTCCGGCACGACCGGGCCGACGTCCACGGGCGGCAGCAGCTCCGGCGGTTGGACCGGCGACGACTCGACCGGCGGCTCCGGGGACGGCGACGCGAGCTCCGGCGGTGGCGTGATCGGCGGCCTGCTCGGCTGA